The DNA region GAGACACCAAGTTTTTCCCGGATTCTGGGAGTGCACACGTCCTGAAAATAGACCCGAGGCACTTGCAGCTCCAAAATGAAAGAATTCCCCCGAATATTCTTCTGCATCCACCTCTCAAATTGTTCTTTTTCCAAACTTCCGCACCCTCCCTCGTCCCAGAATGAGGCAGTACTCCACCGCCCCGTCTCTTACGGTTACAAGGTATGGAATCTTCAGCTCTTCAAGAATGGCAAGCGTGCGCACATCAGGGTGTCCATACGGATTCTCCCCTGCCGAAATGACGGCGAGACGGCAAGAAGAAGCCCGAATGAGAGACTCTAAGGAATCGTGGTAACTCCCATGGTGGGGAAGAACGAGGACCTCGGCCCCGAGGAAAGAAGGACCAAAATCGACAAGCCTCTCGTAGGTTTCTTCCACGTCTCCACAGATAAGGATACGACCATAGGGAGTGTGGAGGCGAAAAACCGCCGCTCTGCCACCCTCTTCGGGGACCGGAAAAACCTCAAGGAACACACCCGGGAAAATCTGCAGGCGTTCAAAGGAGGAAAAGCTATCAGGCGCAAAAAGAGAGGTCTCAGGAAAAGCCTTCTGAAGGGCAGAAACCCCTCCAGCGTGGTCCCCATGATCGTGGGTTAGGAAAATGCCCCGAACCTCTCTAATTCCTCTAAACCGCAGAAACGGCACAAGAATGCTCTCGCCTACATTCCCGTACCCACGAATGACCCCACCGGTATCAACGAAAATACCCAACTCTCCCCTAAAGAAACCACAGGCAAGACCCTGCCCGACGTCAAAGACGAGGAAGCTCATTTCCGGGAACAGGACACTCTCCAAGAGCAACCCTCCAAGGACAAGGGGCACCACAAGGACACAGGGCAACCATTTTCTGGCGAGGAAACTCCAAAGAGCAAGAACCACCACTCCCCATCCGACCATGCCCCAGACCATGGAACGCCCTTCCTGGAAATCGAAAACCCAGTGAGGCACAGAATTTGCAAGAAAAGAGGAAACCGAAAGAAGCGCCCGCAGGAGAAGCCGAAGGAGAAATCCAAGAAACGCTCGTCCCCCAGAAAAAAGTCCCAAAAGAGGGCTCCAGAGGGCAACAAAAAGCGTCCCCTCAACAAGGGGGACAACAAGGAGATTCCCAAGGAAAACGAGGGAGGTAAAGGAGAACCTGTTCCCCACAAGGAAGGGGAAACTCGCCAGGGTGGCAGAAAATGTGGCCCAGAGAATTCCCAAAAAGTACCGGAGAAAAAGAGACCTCCGAGGAATATGCGGAGACAGCAAGGGAATAAGGGTTACCAATCCCGCCGTGGATGCAAAGGAGAGTTGGGCTCCCGGTGCGAAAACAATCTCCGGCTGGAGAAGGAACATGAGGAAAAAGGCGGAGAGCAAAACTCCTGTAGTCGTCACGGTACGGCCAATTCTCCGACTCAAAAGAAAAAGACTTGCCATAATCCAGGCCCTGGTGGCAGAAGCCACAAAACCGCAGAAAACCAAGTACAGGAAGGTAAAGGGGAGGATGAAAAAAATGGCCAAGCGCCGAGGAAAAAGATGTCGAAGCAAGGACCAAACGAGAGTCCCAAGGAGCGCCATGTGAAAGCCCGAGACGCAAAAGAGGTGGTACACTCCCGTCTCCTGAAAGAGGGTGACGTTTTTTTCGAAATCCTCTTCCCTCAACCCAAGAAAGAGAGCCCCAAAGAGAGGAAAGGTCTCCTGAAGTTCCTCTCTGAAGCGCTCAAGGAAAAGGGAACGTTCCCTGGTGGCCCATCGCAGAAAAGAAAACCAAGGGTTCGAGGAAGAAAGCTCAGAGAGGGCCTCTACTTCGAGGTATCCGAAAATTCTCTGCTTCAGGAAAAGGAAACGCAGGTCTCGCCCTCCAGGGTTAGCACAGGAAGGAAAGGTCCGGAAAGTTCCAAGGACTTTTACCTTTCGAAAAAGCAGAGTCGCAAGGTCTCCCCTACCCCCCTTTCCTCGAAGAACCACATTCGGTGAGTACACCGGAAAGCCCCGAATGCGGGTAAGGAGGAAACGCTCACCCTTTGGGACCACATACCCCTCAAGGACAAGGCGCTCTCCATTCCGTTCCCAGAAGAATTTCCCCGGAAGCCCAAAGCCCACCGTAAAAAGAAGAGCACCAAAAAGCCAGAAACCGACGCAGAAAAGGAGAAAGAAGACTCGGGAAGAAAGCAAAACAGCTTGGAGAGCAACGACACCACCAAAAAGAAGGAAAAGAAGAGGGAAAGAAAACCGAAAGCAAGTTCCTCCTAAAAACCCAAGAATCGCAGAGAGAGTGGCCCAAAAAATGGGGTAATGGAGGAAGGAGAGGGGGGAAAGGGTCTTCCTCCCCCCCTCTGGAACCTCAGGAAACAAGGTGTCCGAAACGCTTCTTGAAGGCTTCCACATCCATGCCGGCTACTTTGGCCATGGCGGCCATCATGTCAGGGTTCTCGAGGTCCTCTTTCTCAAGGCGGATCATGTACGACCGGGCAACCTGGTACGCATAGGAGGTAACATCTACAATACGAACACGGGTCCGACCAGTTACAGGATCCATAATCTCGTCGAAGGGGATGGGATTGAGCTTTCCGTTCAAAATACTAATCATGGCTCCTTTCTTTTTCATCTCCTCGCCGTAGGCGCTGTTTGTGAGGTACTCCACAGCTCCGTACCCGAGGTCCCGGGTGTACTCGATATCAAAAGGAATTGGAGGTGCACAGCGGAGCTCATACCCCACATCCTTCGTGACGATGGTGATTTTCTTGCCCCGTTCCCCAAAGCGCCGGGTGATTTCGTTCTTCAGGAGTTCTCCAAGGGGTACCTCAGCAAGGCGGACATGCCCGTGAGGATCCCGGGGAACCGACTTTCCAAGAATCTTCTCAATCTCTTCCACATCCCCAAATTTCAGAGCCACGCCCTCTGCCACAACGGCAATGCCATCGTCCCTTCCAAGAGCCTTTCGTTTAATCATTGCCGCCTCAATAATGTCGCAGACGTCCTCAACGCGGACTTTCCGGTCCCCAAACTCCTCGGGGATGATGGTAAGGGTTGCCCCTGCCGCCTTTCCAGTCCCCAGGGCAAGGTGTCCTGCTGAGCGGCCCATGATGACCACAAAGTACCAGCGGTTCGTGGTCCGGGCATCCTCCATGAGGTTCTTAACGATGCCTGTAGCCACCTCGCGAGCAGTCTGGAAACCGAAAGTCGGCATGTCCCCCGGAAGGGGAAGGTCGTTGTCGATGGTCTTCGGAACGTGGGCAACGAAGAGATTCCCCTGCATGGCCCGAGCTACAATGCTTGCGCTGAAGGCGGTATCATCGCCACCGATGGTGACAAGGTACCCAACGTTGAGGGATTCCATGACCTTTCGAACATTCTCCACCTTAGCCTCATCAATCGTTCCTCCCTTGATGAGGCTATCCCGAGCAGTGCGGAGGATAGAACCCCCCTCAAGATGAATCCGAGAGACACGGGCAATGTCAAGGGGAACGGAATGCACTGCTGGATCGAAGGAAGAACTCGAAATCCACTTGAAACCATCGTAAATGCCCACAACCTCAATGCCTCTTCTGCGAGCCGCAATGGTTACCGAACCAATGACTCCGTTAATGCCAGGTGCTGGACCACCACCAACAAGAATCGCCAGTCTCCTACCCTGCATCACTCCATCCTCCCTTTCACCCAAGTTCACCGCGCAAGTAAATCTCTGGCCTGGGCCAGGAGATTTTCAACGCTGATACCCAACCTCTCGAGGACGAGTTTTCCCGGAGCCGAAGCCCCAAAGCGATCGATGCCGATAACCCTTCCTTCATCTCCCACGTACTTGTACCACCCAAGGGTCGCCCCAGCCTCAATGGCAATGCGCTTTCTTACCCTTCTTGGAAGCACCTCTTCCCTGTAGCTCTCCGGCTGCTCCTCAAAGAGCTCAAAGGAGGGCATGCTGACCACGCGAACCCGAACTCCCTCGGCCACAAGTCTTTCGTAAGCCTCGAGGGCCACATGCACCTCTGAACCTGAGGCGATGATGATGAGCTCAGGATCGCCACCGGAATTATCCGCAAGGATGTACGCACCCTTGCGTAAGCCCTCGGCTT from Candidatus Caldatribacterium sp. includes:
- a CDS encoding ComEC/Rec2 family competence protein, whose amino-acid sequence is MFPEVPEGGRKTLSPLSFLHYPIFWATLSAILGFLGGTCFRFSFPLLFLLFGGVVALQAVLLSSRVFFLLFCVGFWLFGALLFTVGFGLPGKFFWERNGERLVLEGYVVPKGERFLLTRIRGFPVYSPNVVLRGKGGRGDLATLLFRKVKVLGTFRTFPSCANPGGRDLRFLFLKQRIFGYLEVEALSELSSSNPWFSFLRWATRERSLFLERFREELQETFPLFGALFLGLREEDFEKNVTLFQETGVYHLFCVSGFHMALLGTLVWSLLRHLFPRRLAIFFILPFTFLYLVFCGFVASATRAWIMASLFLLSRRIGRTVTTTGVLLSAFFLMFLLQPEIVFAPGAQLSFASTAGLVTLIPLLSPHIPRRSLFLRYFLGILWATFSATLASFPFLVGNRFSFTSLVFLGNLLVVPLVEGTLFVALWSPLLGLFSGGRAFLGFLLRLLLRALLSVSSFLANSVPHWVFDFQEGRSMVWGMVGWGVVVLALWSFLARKWLPCVLVVPLVLGGLLLESVLFPEMSFLVFDVGQGLACGFFRGELGIFVDTGGVIRGYGNVGESILVPFLRFRGIREVRGIFLTHDHGDHAGGVSALQKAFPETSLFAPDSFSSFERLQIFPGVFLEVFPVPEEGGRAAVFRLHTPYGRILICGDVEETYERLVDFGPSFLGAEVLVLPHHGSYHDSLESLIRASSCRLAVISAGENPYGHPDVRTLAILEELKIPYLVTVRDGAVEYCLILGRGRVRKFGKRTI
- a CDS encoding 6-phosphofructokinase, translating into MQGRRLAILVGGGPAPGINGVIGSVTIAARRRGIEVVGIYDGFKWISSSSFDPAVHSVPLDIARVSRIHLEGGSILRTARDSLIKGGTIDEAKVENVRKVMESLNVGYLVTIGGDDTAFSASIVARAMQGNLFVAHVPKTIDNDLPLPGDMPTFGFQTAREVATGIVKNLMEDARTTNRWYFVVIMGRSAGHLALGTGKAAGATLTIIPEEFGDRKVRVEDVCDIIEAAMIKRKALGRDDGIAVVAEGVALKFGDVEEIEKILGKSVPRDPHGHVRLAEVPLGELLKNEITRRFGERGKKITIVTKDVGYELRCAPPIPFDIEYTRDLGYGAVEYLTNSAYGEEMKKKGAMISILNGKLNPIPFDEIMDPVTGRTRVRIVDVTSYAYQVARSYMIRLEKEDLENPDMMAAMAKVAGMDVEAFKKRFGHLVS